From the genome of Amyelois transitella isolate CPQ chromosome 22, ilAmyTran1.1, whole genome shotgun sequence:
AACACTAATCATTCTATTAGTGTAATCCAAAGTTTTATCTCGAATATTTAATAGAACATGGTTAAAATGTGTATAATATATGtctattaacatacatatatttcaaaaaagttataaattctttattatttatgaattttcaGTGAACGCGCTTGGTGAGaatgtagatttatttattaagattataaagAACTTCTTGAGAGAATGATCATTTTTTATCGCTATtgtgatgaaaaaataatcaacaGATTTTACTTGCGTTCCGATGACCTGGagattttaacattttctgGTGTTTTCACTAATccaattgtaatttttatttcaggacCTTTATTTAACGTAGGTAAATAGCcatcatatatataaaaaaatgtgtttttctCCCGGTTTCGTAACAAATTGGATTAAGCTTATTACTTCGGAGAACACCATTTTTaagataacaatattttatttaaccagATTGAACCGACTTGGTATGTATACATTACACATTAATTCTTCTATTTCTGTTTACAGTTACTCCTGTATCgctgaaaaataaacaaaagatacGGCAGGGATATCCAACTATTCTGTATTCTTTTGACACATCAAGTTTTGGtatgttttttacatacatatagtcacgtctataacctttgcggggcagacagcgCCAATGTCTTAAgaaactgaaaggctacgttcagctgtttagcttactgatagaattgagtttcaaattgtaaaatgttgctagcctatcgcctatatAAAGAatccccaagtttataagcctatcccttagtcgccttttacgacatccatagtaaagaaatcctttttttattttatgttttttattatgattaataagccagaaaccacacagcacgaTGTCGATACAGTGTCTACCttaagccgtgtggttatcGGCATtttacaataggaccactccatatttctTTCacggacgtcgtaaaaggcaatttgggattcttttttgtaggcgatggggtagtcctgtcactatttgaatgtcaattatatctcaagtcaaacagctgaacgtggccttctagTATTTTCAAAAGGGTCTGTCTGCCCCCCAGGAATATACGTATGTGTGTATCtaccttaaaaatattctacattCACTTTCAGATTCAATAATAGAATATCGATTGAGGTCAGCTATGAACAAGATAGAACAAGCGTCCTGTGTGAGATTCGAGCCTGAGCCTGAAGATGGAGCGAGGGATTATTCCAAAACTCTGATCATTATCACCAACCCGAGTAATGTGCGAGAATGCAACCACGAACCATTAGTCGACCAAGAGAACAATTCTGTTGTAAATATGCTTCTTCATATAAGTATAGTAACTAGCAGCGCCacggggcttcgctcccgtgagaattccgggataaaaagtatgttACATGTTATTCTGTTACATTTTTACCATTAAGTTTCATCAAATCCGTCCactagattttgcgtgatggaGTTACAAAGGTACATCCTTACAAGTTTCTCTGCAGGCTATTgtttgtacattagttttattgctaaCAGATAACGGTAAGAAGAAAACATtttgaggaaacctgcacattcaggcaatggAATATGTAATCATGATCCAAACTCCCTTATAAGGAGGTCAGACAGGAATCACTTCGCGTAAATCTTACTCAattcaggatcatggtcaaaaggcgtACCCTGGACCGAACATCTTTCTGAAGAGGGAAGGATGTAACCGATATCAAAGACAAGAAGACACAGGGTACTTTTTCAGGGGAACGGATAAAGATTAGGGGTAAAGGCTGCACTAGATAAATATGCCCATTCCCTCCTTCTGTACCTATCGAAATTCGTGAAAAAGAGATAAATTCTGGATTTGTTGTCaacattcttatttttgaTTGTCCTGGAAATGTTAGGTCaagtgtacccgaaaccgaagGGCTTGCATACAGAGACTTatgaagatgtagtctttgcctgcCCCTTCGGGAAATAGGtgtgatttaatgtattgtaattcttatttttccACAGCAATTAATACTCGGCTTAGACTGCCTTCAGGAGCGAGATATTCTGCATAGCTTGCTGCACGCATTAGGGTTTAAGGACGAGGTATCTCATCCTCAGAGGGACAGGTACATCCGTGTGATGTGGAACAACATTCATCCTAGTGAGTTACGTCATTATCGGTTACGGGATAAAAACATGTGACCATAgatgtagaaaaaaagaagGCGGACTAAGTGTggcttaaaaaaatgtgaagcATTGTAATGGCGGCGTAGTACCTACgcatgtgtgagtgacagaaACCTTGCGTTTGTGACAATGGTTCGTGAGATAATCCATGACATATCTATGACGTATTGGCGGACGAATGTCACACTATTGGTGAGAGTGTGTGCGTGAGGCGTGTATATACACAGTGGGCCTGCATATCTACTATTGGTGCTTCATTTTGCCGTATAGTAAAACTCCGTCTGCCTTTTTTCTACATCTATGCATGTAATATATCATAATTATGACGTCTCTGTCGCTCAGGGGtaacggggtagatagaactGATAGTTAAAGTTCGAAgtactaattatttaatgcgCCTCCTTAGACAGCAGTAAATAGCGATTTGATAGTCATGCATTTAGAGATAGATAGCATTgcattattacattatttgagAAAATGTATATGCGTTTGGCAAAGAATGAACTAGAAATAAAGGAAAACACATCGAGGTtggaaaaagaacaaaaaaggACAGATTCGCAACTGGACAGATTCTCATGTAGacgaacatttaaaaatgtttgcagTAAGACATTAGATCAGCATCTTATTGGTGAATGTAAAGATACTCGTAAAGTCTGGATAATGAATACAAAACCTTTCAAGCTCTTAACATGATTACAATTATTCACAACTATGAAAAACTTTGAcgtcataaattttaaactatttatacTAAGTTTTTCGATTCGTGGTTTCAGAGTATCGTAACCTGTTCCGAATCCAAGTGAACGAGTTCCTGGCTGCGAACCCCGTGGAGTACGACCCTCTCAGCATCATGCAGTTCCATGAGAGGGCGTTCAGTTACAACGGCCAACCAACTATTGTACCCGTGGTAAACACTCTGAATTACATAACATCATGCCTCTTCCCCGGAagagtaggcagagaatacatctttccacttgctcaGGATGTAcccaatttgatcaaggaaCTTAGAAATTACTTGTATGATTATGGAAATCTGTAGATATACGGAGACAAGAATCAGTGGTCTTTCTCTAGCAATGAACAACGCTGGTGACGTGGCATCACCATTCTTGTCATGTTCATTCATGTCATTTGCATGCCAATGGTCTTAAAACTGGAGAAGTTGTGAACCGGACAAAGTGTCGGAAAGCGGACCCCTAGTCTCGAAGTATTGTGGCAAAGCAtgcaacatacatacctacatataatcatatcaatatcccttgcgggataaaaagagccaacagtattaaaaagactaataggccacatgcagctgtttggcttaatgatagaattgagattcatacaGCGGTAGATTGCTAGCCCGCCgtctaagagaagaatcccaagtttataagtctatgcTTTAATCGCTTTTAACGCCATCCAtaagatggaatggtcctattcttttttattggtgccgaaaaccacacggcacccagAAACCAAACAGCACATCCAGTCACCATCCTCCCAGCGATTGTCCCGGATGCATCTCAGACAAAGCACGATCCAAGCTTACATAAAGCGACCTTCTCTGACCGGCGGCGGGACTGTATAGGGAACGTGATCTTAAAGTATTTTACTAGCTGCTTAATATTGGTTTTAATCAATTTCCTTCATTGCAGACCTCTGGGTTAAATATAATACCTTCGAATAGCCTATCAGCGTTAGACAAAATGAAGCTGCGCATGATGTTCGGTGCGGCGTGCAATCAAAAGAAACTCACTGAATTGATGGACTCCTGCAAGATGTCAATGAGAGGTGAACGGGATGCTGTAGGTCCGattgaaaaatatcaatatgatGAGCAAAATGTTAATAATGGATACAATGATAAAGAGTATAACGCAAACGAAGATTAGCCTGAGGCGGACTAAGTTAATAATATCCAatcttataaacaaaataaaaattgagttAATTTTTAGTAATCAAATGTAATACGGTAGCCTGAAACATGAAATCTAACTAAAATAGACCTATGTCTATTTTAGTTAGATTTCATGCgtatgaaattataataaaagagtTTAATGCAAATCTTCGTGTTATTAAGCACCCTCTCTTGGCTACTTTGCTAGTAGGTACTCatacatactttttataaattttgtccgattcatttatatatttacatagctCTGCTGATTTTAATGCTATCCGTGATCGTATACACTACGATTATCAAAAGTTTGAAAACTCTTGAAGTAGTGGAATGATCAGAGATCGTTGAAACAGTGAGAACTTAATTAAATAGGTGCAGTCACCGTTGTCcaaaaagttataattttcaCTATTTTGAGAAAACACATCGAAGTCTCTCGAAAATGTTCGCATAACTAGTTGATAAAGTGGACAAGTGTTGTGTGTGTGTTCAATCTTCTgacatgtaaaattaattgtcTAATATTACATGTCAGAAgagtaatattgtaaaaaattaattattattttttggtgtaTAGTGTTTGCAGAAAGTAATATACCTAGGATGTCTTTTAAATAAACGtagtacaaatattattaaattttttgtaaatatctagTGTGCAACAACAACGAAATGGGTTTCATAACTTTATTGTTTCAACATAACACTAACCTAAAGTTACTACAGGccataaagaaaaagaataatatatataaataactataatatttatgagctattaaaaaaaaaaaaacggaaatTCGGGAAGTATTTGTAAATGTTGAATGCCATTTTATTGCACATAGATAggatacaataatttttatgattctCGCTGTAGGTTCTTCCTTTGCACACATTGCTGgaaatataatagatttaatttctGTACATCGGTCGAACTTAAACCTTGCCAGTGACCCATAGCCCAACCGt
Proteins encoded in this window:
- the LOC132903207 gene encoding seminal metalloprotease 1-like, whose protein sequence is TDLVCIHYTLILLFLFTVTPVSLKNKQKIRQGYPTILYSFDTSSFDSIIEYRLRSAMNKIEQASCVRFEPEPEDGARDYSKTLIIITNPSNVRECNHEPLVDQENNSVQLILGLDCLQERDILHSLLHALGFKDEVSHPQRDRYIRVMWNNIHPKYRNLFRIQVNEFLAANPVEYDPLSIMQFHERAFSYNGQPTIVPVTSGLNIIPSNSLSALDKMKLRMMFGAACNQKKLTELMDSCKMSMRGERDAVGPIEKYQYDEQNVNNGYNDKEYNANED